A single genomic interval of Arachis duranensis cultivar V14167 chromosome 7, aradu.V14167.gnm2.J7QH, whole genome shotgun sequence harbors:
- the LOC107459901 gene encoding uncharacterized protein LOC107459901 — translation MHPRMSLVAGSYERFIWGFSLNPKNETLTLTPLFSYPSHLSLIKCVAVSGSVVASGGADDTIHLYDLATAASLGSLHQHSATVTALAFYAPPSLPFPRNLLSADAEGSLSLFDADGFVHLKTLPRVHRRAVNDLALHPSGKLALSVGRDECLAMVNLVRGRRSFCCRLGKEASIVRYDLAGDRFFMAMEEKVTVHGAEDARLLFELDCQKKVLCATPAKNGLLYTGGEDRNITAWDINSGKVAYCIEGAHNARVKGIVVLTDSDAASGSDDPYLVASASSDGVIHVWDVRMAATEKLNPVAECKTQSRLTCLAGSSLKLKRRHSGTNPKGQDQTMEG, via the exons ATGCACCCAAGAATGAGTCTGGTAGCAGGATCATACGAGAGGTTCATTTGGGGCTTCTCCCTAAATCCCAAAAACGAAACCCTAACTCTAACCCCTCTCTTCTCTTACCCTTCCCACCTCTCTCTCATCAAGTGCGTCGCCGTTTCCGGCTCCGTCGTGGCCTCCGGCGGTGCTGACGACACAATCCACCTCTACGACCTCGCCACCGCTGCCTCCCTCGGCTCCCTCCACCAACACTCTGCCACGGTCACCGCCCTTGCTTTCTACGCCCCTCCCTCCCTTCCCTTTCCCCGCAACCTCCTCTCCGCCGACGCCGAAGGCTCACTGTCGCTCTTTGACGCCGATGGCTTCGTCCATCTCAAGACGCTCCCCCGCGTCCACCGCCGCGCCGTCAACGACCTCGCACTTCATCCCTCCGGCAAGCTCGCACTCTCTGTTGGCCGTGATGAATGCCTCGCCATGGTCAACCTTGTACGTGGCCGAAGGAGCTTCTGTTGCCGCCTTGGAAAGGAGGCAAGTATAGTGAGGTATGACTTGGCCGGAGACAGGTTCTTTATGGCCATGGAGGAGAAGGTGACTGTGCACGGGGCTGAGGATGCGCGCTTGCTATTTGAATTGGACTGCCAGAAAAAGGTCCTCTGCGCTACTCCAGCGAAG AATGGACTTCTATACACAGGTGGTGAGGACCGAAATATCACAGCATGGGACATAAACAGCGGGAAGGTGGCCTATTGCATTGAAGGAGCACATAATGCCCGTGTAAAAGGAATTGTTGTGCTGACAGATAGTGATGCTGCTTCAGGGAGTGATGATCCGTACCTAGTTGCATCTGCATCATCTGATGGGGTTATACATGTCTGGGATGTTCGAATGGCCGCAACAGAGAAGTTGAATCCAGTAGCTGAGTGTAAGACGCAATCTAGGTTGACATGCCTTGCTGGATCATCTCTAAAAT TAAAACGTCGTCATTCTGGAACTAATCCCAAAGGACAGGATCAAACAATGGAAGGTTGA